One window of the Lactobacillus sp. PV034 genome contains the following:
- the pth gene encoding aminoacyl-tRNA hydrolase has translation MKLITGLGNPGQKYDRTKHNTGFMALDNYLNKNNLTLNKDKFDGLWTKEKIDGEDVIFLEPQTYMNDSGKSIAQVANFFKIAPKDILVIHDDMDMPIGKIRIRANGKSGGHNGIKSIMACLGTNSFNRLKIGIKHPENESVVSWVLTPFNAEQQKQMDQAFTTSEDIINDFISGKDAQYLMNRYN, from the coding sequence ATGAAATTAATAACGGGTTTAGGTAATCCAGGACAAAAATATGATCGTACTAAGCATAATACTGGATTTATGGCTTTAGATAATTACTTAAATAAAAATAATTTAACTTTAAACAAAGATAAATTTGATGGTCTTTGGACTAAGGAAAAGATTGATGGAGAAGATGTGATTTTTCTTGAACCGCAAACTTATATGAATGATTCAGGAAAATCAATTGCTCAAGTAGCTAATTTCTTTAAGATTGCTCCTAAAGATATTTTAGTTATCCATGATGATATGGATATGCCAATTGGTAAGATAAGAATTAGAGCTAACGGTAAATCTGGTGGCCATAATGGTATTAAAAGTATTATGGCATGCTTAGGAACTAATAGCTTTAATCGTTTAAAGATCGGAATTAAACATCCTGAAAATGAATCAGTAGTTTCTTGGGTATTAACTCCATTTAATGCAGAGCAACAAAAGCAAATGGATCAAGCTTTTACTACTAGTGAAGATATTATCAACGACTTTATTAGTGGTAAAGATGCTCAATATTTGATGAATCGATATAATTAA